A window of Corallococcus macrosporus DSM 14697 contains these coding sequences:
- the gshB gene encoding glutathione synthase, with amino-acid sequence MASLTIGFLMDPLESVRVDHDSTFALMLEAQQRGHQVRYFEQGWLRFNGTCAEARMRHVTVRREAGRHFDVLDEAPLPVSALDVLFMRKDPPVDAEFLHATQLVELCGTRPPPVFINEPAGIRDANEKLFSLRYPDLMPDTRVTSELPVLLDFIARNAAGTILKPVDGFAGKGILFLSATDRNARSAVDMLTRGGREAVMAQAYIPESRQGDKRILLVDGEPVGGVLRVPSDDDHRGNMAAGGVPQKAVLTPRDVEICERLKPELVKRGLRLVGIDVLGTYLTEVNVTSPTGLVEANHLDNVCVEARVLDVAERLAAERAAR; translated from the coding sequence ATGGCCTCTCTGACCATTGGCTTCCTGATGGACCCGCTCGAGTCGGTGCGGGTGGACCACGACTCCACGTTCGCGCTGATGCTCGAAGCGCAGCAGCGCGGCCACCAGGTGCGCTACTTCGAGCAGGGCTGGTTGCGCTTCAACGGCACCTGCGCGGAGGCGCGCATGCGCCACGTCACCGTGCGCCGTGAGGCGGGGCGGCACTTCGACGTCCTCGACGAGGCCCCGCTCCCGGTGTCCGCGCTGGACGTGCTCTTCATGCGCAAGGACCCGCCGGTGGACGCGGAGTTCCTGCACGCCACGCAGCTCGTGGAGCTGTGCGGCACGCGGCCGCCGCCCGTCTTCATCAACGAGCCGGCGGGCATCCGCGACGCGAACGAGAAGCTCTTCTCCCTGCGCTACCCGGACCTGATGCCAGACACGCGCGTCACCAGCGAGCTGCCGGTGCTGCTGGACTTCATCGCGCGCAACGCGGCGGGCACCATCCTCAAGCCGGTGGATGGCTTCGCGGGCAAGGGCATCCTCTTCCTGTCCGCCACGGACCGGAACGCGCGCTCCGCGGTGGACATGCTCACCCGGGGCGGCCGCGAGGCCGTCATGGCGCAGGCGTACATCCCGGAGAGCCGCCAGGGCGACAAGCGCATCCTCCTGGTGGACGGCGAGCCGGTGGGCGGCGTGCTGCGCGTCCCGTCCGACGACGACCACCGCGGCAACATGGCCGCCGGCGGCGTGCCCCAGAAGGCCGTGCTCACCCCCCGGGACGTGGAGATTTGCGAGCGCCTGAAGCCGGAGCTCGTCAAGCGCGGGCTGCGGCTGGTGGGCATCGACGTGCTGGGCACCTATCTCACCGAGGTCAACGTGACGAGCCCCACCGGCCTGGTGGAGGCCAACCACCTGGACAACGTGTGCGTGGAGGCCCGGGTGCTGGACGTGGCGGAGCGCCTGGCCGCCGAGCGCGCCGCGCGCTGA
- a CDS encoding serine/threonine-protein kinase translates to MRPDSGVPAEGFPIDFYRGERIGKYEVVTQLSVGGMAELFLGFTSGPGGFRKYVVIKRVLPDARDNAQFERMFLDEARITAAFNHPNIAQVFDLGREDDGLYLAMEFIAGQNLNQITGACLKRHDQLSLGFTLSVARDVCMALHYAHTYTAPSGAPSPVIHRDVAQKNIMVTYDGVVKLLDFGIAKAKDSLERTNVGTVKGTTGYMSPEQVRGEALDGRSDLFSVGVMMHELITGARLFAGRNERDEMMKILDAPVPWPSTVAPHVPEEVSKVVMRALERSREKRFATGRDMAKAIEAAAGRLLLDATDRAALMQELFAERMSATRVMLESADGTTNGVILASAKRALRGDDGPYLPERKDLPTPSNGVSGLPRKPSRKVPAAPAPRRAAAPDTPPAPESRSSNVVWGLVLLGILVGGGYAAWHLSKVLNETVEEEAASALRTLPRHDPNLPVYPVPGYDTPTPDAGTPEAPARALGAAVGGEEAADAPPKETASARPAARGRGKLTLVVLPEAEVFRGAKRLGRTPMFNLALPVGNHELTLKGPDGKKRLLMVPITAGETTRFKLKLGEIPER, encoded by the coding sequence ATGCGCCCCGACAGTGGGGTGCCGGCGGAGGGTTTCCCCATCGACTTCTATCGGGGCGAGCGCATCGGGAAGTATGAGGTCGTCACGCAGCTCTCCGTGGGCGGCATGGCGGAGCTGTTCCTGGGGTTCACCTCCGGGCCGGGTGGCTTCCGCAAGTACGTGGTCATCAAGCGGGTGCTGCCGGACGCGCGGGACAACGCGCAGTTCGAGCGCATGTTCCTGGACGAGGCGCGCATCACCGCGGCCTTCAACCACCCGAACATCGCCCAGGTGTTCGATTTGGGGCGCGAGGATGACGGGCTCTACCTGGCCATGGAGTTCATCGCCGGGCAGAACCTGAACCAGATTACGGGCGCGTGCCTGAAGCGCCATGACCAGCTCTCGCTGGGCTTCACGCTGTCGGTGGCGCGCGACGTCTGCATGGCGCTGCACTACGCGCACACCTATACGGCGCCCTCCGGGGCGCCCAGCCCCGTCATCCACCGAGACGTCGCCCAGAAGAACATCATGGTGACGTACGACGGCGTGGTGAAGCTGCTGGACTTCGGCATCGCCAAGGCGAAGGACAGCCTGGAGCGCACCAACGTCGGCACGGTGAAGGGCACCACCGGGTACATGTCCCCGGAGCAGGTGCGGGGCGAGGCGCTGGACGGCCGCAGTGACTTGTTCTCCGTCGGGGTGATGATGCACGAGCTCATCACCGGCGCGCGCCTGTTCGCGGGCAGGAACGAGCGCGATGAGATGATGAAGATTCTCGACGCGCCCGTGCCCTGGCCGTCCACGGTGGCCCCGCACGTGCCCGAAGAGGTGTCCAAGGTGGTGATGCGGGCGCTGGAGCGCAGCCGCGAGAAGCGCTTCGCCACCGGCCGGGACATGGCCAAGGCGATTGAAGCGGCGGCGGGCAGGCTGCTGCTGGACGCCACGGACCGGGCCGCGCTGATGCAGGAGCTGTTCGCCGAGCGCATGTCCGCCACGCGCGTCATGCTGGAGTCCGCGGACGGCACCACCAACGGCGTCATCCTGGCGTCCGCGAAGCGCGCCTTGCGCGGCGACGACGGGCCCTACCTCCCCGAGCGCAAGGACCTCCCCACGCCGTCGAACGGGGTGTCGGGCCTGCCGCGCAAGCCCTCGCGCAAGGTGCCCGCGGCGCCAGCGCCCCGGAGGGCGGCCGCCCCGGACACCCCGCCGGCACCGGAGAGCAGGTCCTCCAACGTGGTGTGGGGGCTGGTGCTGCTGGGCATCCTGGTGGGCGGTGGCTATGCCGCCTGGCACCTGTCGAAGGTGCTGAATGAAACCGTGGAGGAAGAGGCGGCCAGCGCGCTGCGCACCCTCCCCCGCCATGACCCGAACCTGCCCGTCTACCCGGTGCCGGGCTATGACACGCCCACCCCCGACGCCGGCACCCCGGAGGCGCCCGCGAGGGCCCTGGGGGCGGCCGTGGGCGGCGAGGAAGCGGCGGACGCCCCTCCCAAGGAGACGGCGAGCGCCCGCCCCGCGGCGAGGGGCCGGGGCAAGCTGACCCTGGTGGTGCTGCCGGAGGCGGAGGTCTTCCGGGGGGCGAAGCGGCTGGGCCGCACGCCCATGTTCAACCTGGCCCTGCCCGTGGGGAACCACGAGCTGACGCTCAAGGGGCCGGACGGCAAGAAGCGCTTGCTGATGGTGCCCATCACCGCCGGGGAGACGACCCGCTTCAAGCTGAAGCTGGGGGAAATCCCCGAGCGCTGA
- a CDS encoding tenascin-X — protein MAHAKRVAAVSGLWWVLVLGVAACRDAPSLSGAVGRLRLSAQRVDFPPAYPGTRREAEVRVVNGGRAPLDVTWTEVTPPFYLEAPLPAQVLVGEVPVRLRFAPEAEGTYEATLTGTASDGGQVRLVLAGEARPVPECFTPVTCATATFDLVAEACVESLLPDGTACDPGNACLTGATCQAGRCRGEERACDDGNACTTDVCHVLDGCQAVPAPPCAAAGPCLVGTCDPKRGCVMASAPDGTLCGGARDTCEDVDVCLDGACVKRDLPEGFPCAAASPCQAAGQCRGGRCARPEAQPLTVDWTYDAQAQGQQLQDLLVGPEGDVTLSGFYGTPVLDAAKSPVRASNPARRCMLWNDRLLCMDMPVDGTVSLLERTTGAPRWTFTLGDARPDFRDRTRTLFLARLAVMAPDRLAALFEAYPAEERSDTACRRYFLVVLDAFGHMVSARELTDPLLSECDHPHPYGLASDAVGDLYVAFGPTRNVGAPLASGAPTLLMAFSSDGVPRWRRTESQRAGELAVANGLLLPEWGLQALSTRDGTPVGASFPQQLGRVVATRDVVVPSAPGTTVNAGTAGSSSPPAATRLTGFRLPDLEPAWAYSLREGQHLATKELRLATWPGAAGLPPETLVLTHAVAADHPGLLVGVRARDGSEAFQCSLDYAPRTLPQLMELGPGALYLMEGATSCGECDPPFANSQPRFLRFRAPGLMPAREPWPGTFGGPGHGHHENTVR, from the coding sequence ATGGCGCACGCGAAGAGGGTGGCCGCCGTCAGTGGCCTCTGGTGGGTGCTGGTGCTGGGGGTGGCGGCCTGCCGGGACGCCCCCTCCCTGTCGGGGGCGGTGGGGCGCCTGCGGCTGTCAGCGCAGCGCGTCGACTTCCCACCGGCCTACCCGGGCACCCGGCGGGAGGCCGAGGTCCGGGTGGTGAATGGCGGCCGGGCCCCGCTGGACGTCACCTGGACGGAGGTGACGCCTCCCTTCTATTTGGAAGCGCCGTTGCCGGCCCAGGTGCTCGTGGGGGAGGTGCCCGTGCGCCTGCGCTTCGCGCCCGAGGCCGAAGGCACCTACGAGGCCACCCTCACCGGCACCGCGTCCGACGGCGGCCAGGTGCGGCTCGTGCTGGCGGGCGAGGCGCGGCCGGTGCCGGAGTGCTTCACGCCCGTGACGTGCGCCACGGCCACCTTCGACCTGGTGGCGGAGGCGTGCGTGGAGTCGCTGCTGCCGGATGGCACCGCGTGCGACCCCGGCAACGCCTGCCTCACCGGCGCCACCTGCCAGGCGGGGCGCTGCCGGGGCGAGGAGCGCGCCTGTGATGACGGCAACGCCTGCACCACGGACGTGTGCCACGTGCTGGACGGGTGCCAGGCGGTGCCGGCGCCCCCCTGCGCGGCGGCGGGGCCCTGCCTGGTGGGCACCTGCGACCCGAAGCGGGGGTGCGTCATGGCCTCCGCGCCGGATGGCACCTTGTGCGGCGGCGCCCGCGACACCTGCGAGGACGTGGACGTGTGCCTGGACGGGGCCTGCGTGAAGCGCGACCTGCCGGAGGGCTTCCCGTGCGCGGCGGCCAGCCCGTGCCAGGCCGCGGGGCAATGCCGCGGCGGCAGGTGCGCGCGGCCGGAGGCCCAACCCCTGACGGTGGACTGGACCTACGACGCCCAGGCGCAAGGGCAGCAGTTGCAGGACCTGCTGGTGGGGCCGGAGGGGGACGTGACGCTGTCGGGCTTCTACGGCACGCCCGTGCTGGACGCGGCGAAGTCACCGGTGCGGGCCTCCAACCCGGCGCGGCGCTGCATGCTGTGGAACGACCGGCTGCTGTGCATGGACATGCCGGTGGACGGGACGGTGTCGCTGCTGGAGCGCACCACCGGGGCGCCGCGGTGGACCTTCACCCTGGGCGACGCGCGGCCGGACTTCCGGGACAGGACGCGGACGCTCTTCCTGGCGCGGCTGGCGGTGATGGCGCCGGACCGGCTGGCGGCCCTCTTCGAGGCCTACCCCGCGGAGGAGCGCAGCGACACGGCGTGCCGCAGGTACTTCCTGGTGGTGCTGGATGCCTTCGGGCACATGGTGTCCGCGCGCGAGCTGACGGACCCGCTGCTGTCCGAGTGCGACCACCCGCACCCCTATGGCCTCGCCTCGGACGCGGTGGGGGACCTCTACGTCGCCTTCGGCCCGACGCGGAACGTGGGCGCGCCGCTGGCCTCGGGGGCGCCCACGCTGCTGATGGCCTTCTCCTCGGACGGGGTGCCGCGCTGGCGGAGGACGGAGTCGCAGCGCGCGGGCGAGCTCGCGGTGGCCAACGGCCTGCTGCTGCCGGAGTGGGGCCTCCAGGCGCTGAGCACCCGGGATGGGACGCCGGTGGGCGCCTCCTTTCCCCAGCAGCTCGGCCGCGTGGTGGCCACCCGCGACGTGGTGGTGCCCAGCGCGCCGGGCACCACGGTGAACGCGGGCACCGCCGGTTCGAGCTCACCCCCCGCCGCCACGCGGCTCACGGGCTTCCGGCTTCCGGACCTGGAGCCGGCGTGGGCGTATTCGCTGAGGGAGGGGCAGCACCTGGCCACCAAGGAGCTCCGGCTGGCCACCTGGCCCGGGGCCGCGGGACTGCCGCCGGAGACGCTGGTGCTGACGCACGCGGTGGCGGCTGACCACCCAGGGCTGCTGGTGGGCGTGCGCGCGCGGGATGGGAGCGAGGCCTTCCAGTGCTCCCTGGACTACGCGCCGCGCACCCTGCCGCAGTTGATGGAGCTGGGGCCCGGCGCCCTGTACCTGATGGAGGGCGCCACGAGCTGCGGTGAGTGCGATCCCCCCTTCGCCAACAGCCAGCCGCGCTTCCTGCGCTTCCGCGCGCCGGGGCTGATGCCCGCGCGTGAGCCCTGGCCCGGCACCTTCGGAGGACCGGGACACGGGCACCATGAGAACACGGTGCGCTGA
- a CDS encoding head GIN domain-containing protein, producing the protein MSPARVSIVASLLLFGACAHAQDSQANASAQGRGDVREVPDFNEVSVSHGIRAEVKVGPKSVRLEGPAELLSRIQLEVDDDGTLKTRVAKRTFSGFRGGNVRLYVSNPRVEGISASGGSHVEADATRAEDFDVEASGGAIVTVRGVDARKVEAEASGGSQVTLAGRATEFDAEASGGSAVRALDVKGVKTLDTEASGGSRVEVDASERVTGEASGGSILQLVSRPGQSDVRTSGGSRLIYKD; encoded by the coding sequence ATGTCCCCCGCCCGCGTCTCAATCGTCGCCTCCCTCCTCCTCTTTGGTGCCTGCGCCCACGCCCAGGACTCCCAGGCCAATGCGTCCGCGCAGGGACGGGGTGACGTCCGGGAGGTGCCCGACTTCAACGAGGTGTCCGTCAGCCACGGCATCCGCGCCGAGGTGAAGGTCGGCCCCAAGTCCGTGCGCCTGGAGGGGCCGGCGGAGCTGCTGTCCCGCATCCAGTTGGAGGTGGACGACGACGGCACGCTGAAGACCCGCGTGGCCAAGAGGACCTTCAGCGGGTTCCGGGGCGGCAACGTCCGCCTCTACGTCTCCAACCCGCGCGTGGAGGGCATCAGCGCCAGCGGCGGCAGCCACGTGGAGGCGGACGCCACGCGCGCGGAGGACTTCGACGTCGAGGCCAGCGGCGGCGCCATCGTCACCGTGCGCGGCGTGGACGCGCGCAAGGTCGAGGCCGAGGCCAGCGGCGGCTCCCAGGTGACGCTGGCGGGCCGGGCGACGGAGTTCGACGCCGAGGCCAGCGGCGGCTCCGCCGTGCGCGCCCTGGACGTGAAGGGCGTCAAGACGCTGGACACCGAGGCCAGCGGCGGCTCCCGCGTGGAGGTGGACGCCTCCGAGCGCGTCACCGGCGAGGCCTCCGGCGGCAGCATCCTCCAGCTCGTCTCCCGTCCAGGCCAGAGCGACGTGCGCACCAGCGGCGGCTCGCGGCTCATCTACAAGGACTGA